In Fragaria vesca subsp. vesca linkage group LG5, FraVesHawaii_1.0, whole genome shotgun sequence, the genomic stretch ATGAACCAGATATGCGATAGCAACGTCCAGCTTGTTGCACGTTAATTGGGAGCTTCATGGCTTGCCACCATAATACTACTGCATATTGTCATCATCAACTCACAACGTAATACCTAAATTATTTACGTCATTTATAAAAGGATAGCTAGCTCGCCCATCTTTGTCATTTATAAACATGTTTATTTTCTATATTCTTTAGATACTTATAACCACTCATCATATATATAAACAAACAAACGAGAGTGGTGACTATCTTGCCTCTTGCATAATTGCATTGTCAATTTTGTCATCCTCTACTTTACATGCAACTCATTGTTAATTTGTCAATTTGACAATGACAATATATTATATAGCGCACAATATAATATATGGTAAATATTCATTTAGTACTAATATTATGGACTTATTGCTCATTTCAATAAAAAATAATATATGATTACACAATATTTCACTACCTTAATTAATTTGTTGTTTTATTTAACTTTGTTGATCACTTAGCAAAAACTATATATATTACCTTAATTTCTAGGGTGGTGGAATAAAGTTGTTGGAGAACATTATTGCGGAATGTTAAAAACCGTTAGAAGATATTTTGGGTTACCGATTTTAATTATAATAAACTATATATTAGTTACTAATTAAATTTCAGTTTACAAATAAATCATTTACACATTATTTTACACATTTAAAAACAAAAATTAACAAATTAATGTCCACATGTTATCTGTCACTATGTATTTTACCAGAATACCCTTTACTACTATTTACTGCTACTATCGTCCAGAAATGTGCTACTGTCGATGAAATTGCAATTTTTTCCGACAATTCTCCAAAACCACAAACCTGCTACTATCTATTTAGAATCTGCTACTGCTCTTGTTGTCGACTCCAGAGCTGCTATTGTTAAATTTTACTACTCATCTGTAAATTTACCCTTCTAATAGTAGTAGAAAATTACCCTTCTAACAAATCTCAAGACCAACGGTAACAATTAATTTACCGTTCAAACAAACCACAGCAGTAGCAAATTACCCTTCCAATCTCAACAGTAGCAGCAAAAGGACAAACACACATATACAAGCTATGATCACCGTCGCGTCCCTCATACAAACACAAATCACAAAGAAGAGATGAGAGAAAACAGATATGATCCATTCCGATCTCTACGACTAACGAACCTTTGATTCAATGATCTCGCCAAAGTGAGCAGAGGCCTTCTCGAGCGCATCGATCGTTTTCAGTGGCCCAGCCGAGCCCTCCGACAAAGCAACATAATCTGGAAATCGTCGTGGATAGGAATTGAGCTAGGGATTCGCTGGGTATCTGGCTGTCGAAACCGACATCGTAACTTGCATGATCTGTAGCGATCCGACGATTGGCAAGTTGGTGGCATGGCGAAATTGTAGAAGAAGATTCAGTTGGTGGTTGAGAGAGAGAGAGAGAGATATGAAATCATCTCTCAAAACACACCTAATATGATTTTTCTATATGATATATCATGTACATAATTTGTAATATAAAATCGCACTGCGGTACAAGACCTCAAAAAAAGAAGAAGGAAAAATGAGTAAAATAAATATGGGATGTGATCAAATATTAGCAAGCAGGCCCTAAGCTATTTTCTTATCTCATATCATGTAGCAGTAGAGCAACAATGACGTCGGATACGATGGAGGAAAGGGCCACCTATGTGATGACACAATATAGGAGCCTAGATATATAGGAGGGCAACTATCCAAATCATTTTCGACCAAGTTCAATGCACACCTGTATAGTCACTTCAATCCGTCATTCACAACTTGATCTGCTAAACTTATTCATAACTATAGAAACCAACCCGAAACGAATTTATCTATATATGAGGAAATTTAGAACACCCAAAATTAATATAACAATCGATATTCTCTTGTTGCATGCATGTATATCTAGCTCTAATGTGTGTAATTAGTTTACTAATTTGAATATCAATCATTGCAAAAGAAAAAGGCAATGGTTTCTATTCAAACAAGAAAAGAAAAAGGCAAATGGTCCTCTAATAGTTTACTCGCACAAAACGGAATCGTGATATCATACATGGCTCCCTCCCACCAAACTCAATGATACGGAGATGAAAAAAGAACAAATATATACCAAAAAAGAAATAGAGAAAGACCTATGCCCCGTCTCCGCCCGAAAGCATGGTGCTTATTAATCAAACATAAATTCACATGCACCTAATTTTTTTAAATACTGCTGATGGCTTATCAAGATTCCGGTTTATATCGAAACTCGAATTTTGTAACAACAGTTATGTTTTAATAAACACCTCATAAGATAAGATCATGTGATCAAAATTACATATTAATTATGATTTACATTAAGATTAGTTTAAGACAACGGAGTCAAAATTATTTCAAGCTAGTAATGAAGTTCCTTGCAGGTCTTTGAGAATTTTTTCTTTATTTCCTTTTAAGATTGGTTGTTTTGGACTTCATTTAGTTTTCTTTTAGCTTTTTAGCCTGTCTTTTTGTTTGGAGACCTCAAAATTATTAATCTCTTTAACCAATCCAGAGGCTCACCAACTAGTTTTAATGCCCCTTGATTTCTATTTTTTCTCTTAATCAAATCAAGATCTATTTTGATGAAAACAAAAAAGGAACCAAATTAACTAATGATATTGGAGTTTGGAGTAGACGATGATCCAAAAGCCACTTGCTAGAGTGATGGGGAGAGAAAGAGCACGTAATCCATTGCCTTGAACTCATCTGATTAAAATAATGGAAGTTTGATAAGCAAGAAATAGGTATTTTATACCAAAGTGGCGGGCTATCCACTAGGGCATGCAATTAAATCACATGTCTATTTTAAACAAGTAGCCCTAAAATAATAATAACAACAATGGACCTCACCCGTCACCTTTTCATCGTTACCCTAGCTCGCTCCCTCACTCGACTCAGTTTTCTGTATATATCGGAAAGCAAATGGACCCACTCCCCCTCCATATCCATCCACCTTCCTCCCACCACTCCACTCCAGCCGGCCGCTCATCTAGTCCCCACGTGCTTTTTTATCCCCACTTATATATATAACCACCTCACCTCCTCCACAATCTAATCCCAACCGGCCTAACCTCTCCCTCTCTCTTTCTCTCTTCTTCTCCCACTCAACTCCGATGGCTCTCATCCGGGAACGCCGCCAGCTCAACCTCAGCCTCCCCTTGCCGGAGCCCACCGAGCGTCGCCCACGTTTCACTCTCCCTCTCCCTCCCGCCGCCGTAGTCGCCGCCGCCAACTGCTCCTCCTCGTCTTCCTCTTCCGCCGCGGTATCCGCCTCCGACCTCGAAAGACTCGAGGTCCTCGGCCACGGTAGCGGCGGCACAGTCTACAAAGTCCGCCACAAGCGCACGGGAGCTAACTACGCCCTGAAAATAGTGAAAGGCGACTCCGACCCCACCGTCCGCCGCCAACTCTACCGCGAGATCGAAATCCTCCGCCGCACGGACTCCCCCCACGTCGTCCACTGCGACGCCATAATCGAGAAGCCGACCGGAGACATGTGGATTCTCATGGAGTACATGGACTCGGGAACGTTAGAGAGTTTGCTCAAACAGCAAGGCACGTTCTCCGAGGCCAAGCTCGTTCACGTTGCACGTCAAGTCCTCAACGGGCTCAACTACCTCCACGGTCAGAAGATCATCCACCGTGACATCAAGCCGGCCAATCTGTTAGTCAACAGCAACATGGAGGTCAAGGTCGCCGACTTCGGCGTCAGCAAAATGTTGTGCCGAACACTCGACAACTGCAACTCGTACGTTGGGACTTGCGCTTACATGAGCCCCGAGAGGTTCGACCCCGACACGTACGGTGGAAACTACAACGGCTACGCTAGTGATATATGGAGCTTGGGTTTGACTCTCATGGAGCTTTACATGGGTCACTTCCCGTTCTTGCCTCCGGGTCAAAGACCCGACTGGGCGACCCTTATGTGCGCCATATGCTTCGGGGAGCCACCGGCGCTGCCGGAGGGAGTGTCGGAGGAGTTTAGGAGTTTTATGGAGTGTTGCTTGCAGAAGGAGTCGGGGAAGAGGTGGACGGCGGCTCAGCTTTTGACCCACCCGTTCGTTTGTAGAGATCCGAAATCGATTCGGTGAAGGATTTGTTCATGTTTGTTGGTGTCGAATATCCGCGCGGCGGAATCCGATTGTAATTAGTAGTCGGGTCGCCGGGTTTGACATAACTTTTTGGACATTTCTGGTTTATAGGATATTACTGAGTAACAATTGTATATACTTGCCGGATTCGGATTCTTTAATCTTGAGTTCTTGTTTCTTCATCATGTTCCGTTTTGTCCATGGTATAAGAATCGAGATAAACACTATCCCAAAGGAAAACAATCGAAAAAACAGTTCATATATAGCTTCTGAAACATGTTCTCAAGCTCCAATATCCGTCCCTAATATCCTTGAGGATAAATTATTCTCTGGTTCAGGATACAATTCTGGTTGAACCGATGACAAAAATATCTTTAATAAACGCTAAAATATTACAAACTATGAAGGTGATACATTATACATATGAGTGATTCACAAAATTATTAGATATATGAAAGAGTTCCGGATCATGGGACTCCAAATGTCACAATTCCTGATATTTCTAAATTATTTCGGCTCTTGAATGCAAGGCATCGAGGTAGCTGATAGCTAACTACTAAACTGATTGTGTAAGTGACTAATGGTCAGAGTTTCAGAGATGTACACTTAATTACTAAGTTGACGAGCTACGAAAAGCTAGAAAAAGACCATGCCACGAAGTTTCACATCTAAATTCTTATAATTATTATCGACTTGACTATCTGTGGTGGTCAGACTCTATCCTATTGATCATGCGTTTTACAACATGGTCATCAATAAAAATAAATAGATTGTTCAACTTAAATCAATTCTACGATCGATTTGTTTAGGAAACGTTTTATTTATAAGTCAAAAATTGGCAAGAATGATAGCAACTTATGGACATACTTTTTTTTATTTTTCCGATTAAGAAACAAACTTACAACGAAAACACCACAGATAAAGCCATTACCTACAAGATCAAATTGAGGGGGGAAGCTGAAAGGACCAAAAAATACAGCTAGAAATATATTTGACTTAAATTTGCTAAATCATTAATTTGTTCAATCAAAAAAAAAAATTCATTAATTTGTCAGGAAATTGGTTTCTCCCCAAATATGATTGAAAGACACCGATTAAAAATGTAACTTATGGACATACGTATTACGTACTTGATTAAGTCTAGTCAATCAAATTTGAATTGCATATTGCGCGCGGTATGGAACAAAATCTGGCAGGAAACTGGCCAAATTTTATTGGTTTGAAATTTATCCATGATTGAATAAGAACAGTCGGTAGCTAGTTTGGCTAAACCGTGCAAGAAATATACAATACGTTGCTTACAAGTTACAATTCAACCATCAATTCCTAGATTTTATTAACGAGAAAGAAGCACAATGATTTGCTGCATGTAGGTCCAAACTCCAAACTAAACGTGCTTATAATTGTAGGTTATTGTTTAAGGATACTAATTATATTAACAATTTATTAACCATAGTTAGGTTTGCTTTTGTTGTTGTTTTGTTAATACTTGAGAGAGATGGTTCTACTTCTACGAAGCCTCCCAGTTTGCAATTCTACATGTAATTGGCCAGTGATGAGAATGAGAGCCTCTCCAAGTAAGAGTTGGTTTTGGGTGGAAGATGACTAGATGAGCTAGCTAGAGTAGCACGAAAGTGGGCTGAGATTTGAGATAGATGTTTCGGGACACCTTCGGTGATCAATCGAAGGCACATACGATTCGTCCTAAATCCAAAAGAGATGACCTATGTGGGTATGTGTATTTATAACTACGGTTCTGTGTGTCAAAATCAAGCTAACTTTGTAGGTTGTGTCATGCATGAACCAGAGCGCTCCATCGATATCTCTCTGCCTCGCTAGAGGGGCCATGCATCAAATCATAACGCATCATGTCACCTTCTAACTAGTTAGTTAGCCATACGGGCCACTCCAATGGGGACATTTGAGACCAAAAGCCATCGAACCCGGTCACTTTGTGATTCATAACTTCATACAGATTTGTTTATGAGATAATTTGATTACATTTACAAGATATTAAATCCCTAACGTTTTGAAGATCCGTATTTTTTTTTTGTTCAGAATGAAATTTACACCTTAAATTACAATCAATGTTTTAATCTCTTCAAGTTATCCAAGAAAAACTAGAATATTCATGATAGTGATGATACACTACTGTATAGAGAAGAATTTGATCGGATCCTCCATTGATCTTAGTTAATCGCGATCTACTTAATTTATACAAGAAGATAACATATCCCACAGTATTTTATGGATTCTCACATCATAGAATCATCCATAATTCCAATATATAGTATCTCCAAATATTTTAGATATCAAATGATCTTGTTGAGCCTACTTAGGACAAAATCTTGTTGGACTGGACCGAAAGTGATGATAGCAAATCAATTACATTTAATGAGTAGGCCCAATAAGCTTGTATGGTAAAATATATAGAAGAGGGAATTGAGTTACATATGTCGTAGTCCTTTGTGTTCTCTCAAATCTGAGAAATTTTAAATGTTACTGGAGGCCCACGTGGCAGTCTGACGTGGTTTTATATTTCAATTAAATTTAGACATGTGGATTTTTTACAACTAAAATATCAACTAATATTTTCTACTTTTTGTGAAATGACATTCATGGGTATTTAGCCAGACTATCACGTGGTCCTCCCGTAGCACTGAAAAATTTCTCCTCAAATCCTAGCACTACCGGTTGTCCATTTCCACTCTTTGGCGATCAGACAACTCTTCTCATACAACCTACTTTTTTCATGTTCCATTGATAACTTTTAAGGATAGTATTTAATTCGGAGGCGGGTAACCCATTAACCCATAAAGATTATAAACCGAGTGTAGTCAATACCCACTGGCCCAATGTTTTATATCTTTTAAACCCGCAGGTATCCGCAGTCAGGCT encodes the following:
- the LOC101300536 gene encoding mitogen-activated protein kinase kinase 5-like, with translation MALIRERRQLNLSLPLPEPTERRPRFTLPLPPAAVVAAANCSSSSSSSAAVSASDLERLEVLGHGSGGTVYKVRHKRTGANYALKIVKGDSDPTVRRQLYREIEILRRTDSPHVVHCDAIIEKPTGDMWILMEYMDSGTLESLLKQQGTFSEAKLVHVARQVLNGLNYLHGQKIIHRDIKPANLLVNSNMEVKVADFGVSKMLCRTLDNCNSYVGTCAYMSPERFDPDTYGGNYNGYASDIWSLGLTLMELYMGHFPFLPPGQRPDWATLMCAICFGEPPALPEGVSEEFRSFMECCLQKESGKRWTAAQLLTHPFVCRDPKSIR